From Alligator mississippiensis isolate rAllMis1 chromosome 1, rAllMis1, whole genome shotgun sequence:
CACATTGCTCATGTTGTGGATATCAGTAGGCATGTCTGCTCTGTAAGACATGTAAGACACAGCCAAGGAAAAATAATAACTGCCAACCACAATCAGATGGGAAGTGCATGTGGAAAAGGCTTTCCTGCGACCTTCCCTGGAATCGATCTTTAATATGGAGATTATGATCAGCACATATGACAGGATGACAAGGGTAAGAGGCACAAGGGAGACCGTCATGGCAATGCAAAACCCCAAGAAGGTCTGAAAAGTGGCACCAAAATCCGGGCAGGCTGCTTGGACCACGGCCAGGTGATCACAGAAGCAGTGATAAACTTTGGTGGTTTCACCAAACGCTAACTGAGAGGTCTGGATCATGACAGGTGCCGGGATGATCAGGGCAGTTATCCAGGCACTTGCTGCCAGCTGGATGTTCATCCTCTTGGTCATTTTAACCGCGTAATGCAAAGGATTGCAAATGGCTTCATAGCGATCGTAAGACATGACCACCAGAATCAGTGCTTCTGTCACCCCTAGCCCGTGGAAACTGTACATCTGCAGGAAACAGGCCTGGAAAGAAATCATTTTGGCATTGACCAGAAACACAGCCAGCACTTTGGGAATGGTCGTGGTTGTGAACAGGATATCTAACACGGAGAGATTCgttaggaaaaagtacatgggctTGT
This genomic window contains:
- the LOC132249544 gene encoding olfactory receptor 2AT4-like, producing the protein MDSCNSNASAKSFFLVGFPALQDYQFLLFSVLLLFYLLILVGNIAIITVVVVDPKLHKPMYFFLTNLSVLDILFTTTTIPKVLAVFLVNAKMISFQACFLQMYSFHGLGVTEALILVVMSYDRYEAICNPLHYAVKMTKRMNIQLAASAWITALIIPAPVMIQTSQLAFGETTKVYHCFCDHLAVVQAACPDFGATFQTFLGFCIAMTVSLVPLTLVILSYVLIIISILKIDSREGRRKAFSTCTSHLIVVGSYYFSLAVSYMSYRADMPTDIHNMSNVVFAILTPLLNPLIYTLRNREVKEAIRQFIVLKIFPPFKNILVL